In one window of Drosophila ananassae strain 14024-0371.13 chromosome XR, ASM1763931v2, whole genome shotgun sequence DNA:
- the LOC6501972 gene encoding molybdenum cofactor sulfurase gives MTLYSPEFSESEQSKIDAEFSRLTENKSVYLDHAGTTLYAESQVKAAAEQLQRNVICNPHTCRLTGDFVDQVRYKVLEFFNTTSEDYHVIFTANATASLSLVAENFDFGSFGNFHFCQENHTSVLGMRERVSHAKGIYMLTEREITGCSLQNGSSKEKPTDPGRSLVTFSAQCNFSGYKIPLDAIGNIQENGLHTPGKHIWGTEGKTSNNDYYICLDAASFVATNPLDLKRYRPDFVCLSFYKIFGYPTGVGALLVSKRGAEAFRDRKFFGGGTINYAYPHTMEYQLRESFHQRYEDGTLPFLAIVGLLEGFRTLERIVPKTKELATMERISRHVHGLAKYLEDQLKQLKHPNGEPLIQLYNKAGYQDRTRQGGIVAFNVRTDSGDYVGFGEIACVAALHGILLRTGCFCNIGACQYYLGLDGDAMDAIYKRAGRICGDYFDLIDGQPTGAVRVSFGYMTTIHDVEELLKMLRSSYLATKPQQRILFIEEQAGQLPPVLQKRVQNLRPKLLQMAIFPVKSCAAFKIEGYLKSWPLTDQGLKYDREWMIVDMNGMALTQKRCTELCLIRPLIKNDVLELHFGDSCVSVPLSLEDQAADSAKCVSKVCRQPVEGLDCGERVAEWLSTNLGQDGLRLLRQSGQRNSSKDQQKLSLVNQAQFLLVNRSSVRSLQFEEPLDDTVDRFRANIIIDTGLAFEELSFKQLSIGKVQFQVQGPCQRCDMICINQKTGERSPETLTTISRLQSGRMRFGIYITRISKDTGDLQLSCGDTVLVE, from the exons AGTCTTGGAATTTTTCAACACCACCTCCGAGGACTACCACGTCATCTTCACCGCAAACGCCACGGCCTCCCTATCCTTGGTCGCCGAAAACTTTGATTTTGGCTCCTTCGGAAACTTCCACTTCTGCCAGGAGAATCACACCTCGGTACTGGGGATGCGGGAGAGGGTCAGCCATGCCAAAGGGATTTACATGCTAACAGAAAGGGAAATCACCGGATGCTCCCTTCAAAATGGTTCCTCCAAAGAGAAGCCCACAGATCCAGGCAGATCCCTGGTTACATTTTCCGCGCAGTGCAACTTTAGTGGCTACAAGATTCCCCTGGACGCCATTGGAAACATTCAGGAAAATGGCCTGCACACTCCAGGAAAACACATTTGGGGAACGGAAGGGAAAACCAGCAATAATGATTACTATATCTGCCTGGACGCTGCGTCCTTTGTAGCCACTAATCCGCTGGACCTGAAGCGATATCGCCCTGATTTCGTGTGCCTTAGTTTCTACAAGATTTTCGGCTATCCCACGGGAGTGGGTGCATTGCTAGTCAGCAAACGGGGCGCAGAAGCTTTCAGAGACAGGAAGTTCTTCGGGGGAGGCACCATCAACTATGCCTATCCCCATACCATGGAGTATCAACTGCGGGAGTCCTTCCACCAGCGGTACGAGGACGGAACCCTGCCATTTCTGGCGATTGTGGGCCTGCTCGAGGGATTCCGCACCCTGGAGAGAATAGTACCCAAAACCAAGGAGCTGGCCACCATGGAGAGGATTTCCAG ACATGTCCATGGCCTGGCCAAGTACCTGGAGGACCAGCTGAAGCAACTCAAACATCCGAATGGCGAACCGCTCATCCAACTCTACAACAAAGCGGGCTACCAGGACAGAACCCGACAGGGCGGCATCGTCGCCTTCAATGTGCGCACCGACAGCGGTGACTATGTGGGCTTCGGTGAGATTGCTTGCGTGGCTGCCCTGCATGGTATTCTTCTGCGTACCGGTTGCTTTTGCAACATTGGAGCCTGCCAATATTACTTGGGGCTCGACGGCGACGCAATGGATGCGATTTACAAGCGTGCTGGAAGGATCTGTGGCGATTACTTTGATCTGATTGATGGGCAGCCCACTGGAGCAGTGCGGGTGTCCTTCGGCTACATGACCACGATTCACGATGTGGAGGAGCTGCTTAAAATGCTGCGCTCGAGTTACTTGGCCACGAAACCGCAGCAAAGGATTCTGTTCATCGAAGAACAGGCGGGCCAACTGCCCCCTGTGCTGCAGAAACGTGTCCAGAATTTGAGGCCCAAACTCCTTCAAATGGCCATCTTTCCGGTGAAGTCCTGTGCTGCCTTCAAAATAGAAGGGTATCTGAAATCCTGGCCCCTGACGGACCAGGGCTTGAAGTACGACCGCGAATGGATGATCGTGGACATGAACGGCATGGCTCTAACCCAGAAGCGTTGCACGGAGCTGTGTCTGATCAGGCCACTGATCAAAAATGACGTCCTGGAACTGCATTTTGGAGATTCCTGCGTGTCGGTGCCGCTCTCGCTTGAGGATCAGGCCGCCGATTCGGCGAAATGCGTGAGCAAAGTGTGTCGCCAGCCTGTGGAGGGCTTGGATTGCGGCGAGCGAGTTGCGGAGTGGTTGAGCACGAATCTTGGCCAAGACGGCCTCCGCCTGCTGAGGCAATCGGGTCAAAGGAACTCCTCCAAGGACCAGCAGAAGCTCAGCCTGGTGAATCAGGCTCAGTTCTTGCTTGTTAATCGCTCCTCGGTGCGATCCCTTCAGTTCGAGGAGCCCCTGGACGACACGGTGGATCGTTTTCGGGCCAACATAATCATTGACACCGGCTTGGCCTTCGAGGAGCTCAGCTTCAAGCAGCTGTCCATTGGCAAAGTCCAGTTCCAGGTGCAAGGTCCTTGCCAGCGATGCGATATGATCTGCATAAACCAGAAGACCGGTGAACGTTCTCCAGAAACTCTGACTACCATTTCCCGTCTCCAAAGCGGGCGCATGCGATTTGGCATTTACATAACAAGGATTTCCAAGGATACTGGGGATCTGCAATTGTCCTGCGGTGATACAGTTCTTGTGGAGTGA